In a genomic window of Sutcliffiella sp. FSL R7-0096:
- a CDS encoding sugar diacid recognition domain-containing protein, whose translation MLRTSLAKKIIREVKNFIEEDLIMVDTTGTIIASTDADRIGNYHEGAFLAASEKQMRIISKQDETTLSGVKAGITLPLFHQQKVVGVIGITGTPKKVLPYGELIKKMTELLIQENYYQDQFEWEARSLETFVFDWLLKDGPSTSIKKRAELLGVNMELNRQVILIEFQTDDALMETKRWHFTKLDMDLKEEDILVQWGQNRMILLLASNNFYSRESLLAFLKNMLHQLQIYIGATAFMGIGKAGSLSSLKDSYTEAERALNACSTDAPLTFEEDLRLEMILQAIPVEVKQEFSQRLLSPIIADKELFETIQVYLTRHLSLKETAKEMHIHINTLHYRLRKIENLTGLELKKAHDLTTLYLAFLLLDDSTNKQ comes from the coding sequence TTGCTACGAACATCCCTTGCAAAAAAAATCATACGAGAAGTGAAAAATTTTATAGAAGAAGATCTAATTATGGTCGATACAACCGGTACCATCATCGCAAGCACCGATGCTGATAGAATAGGAAATTACCATGAAGGGGCATTTCTTGCCGCTTCCGAAAAACAAATGCGTATCATATCCAAACAGGATGAAACGACACTATCCGGCGTAAAAGCTGGCATTACCCTCCCTCTCTTTCATCAACAAAAAGTCGTTGGCGTCATCGGTATAACTGGAACACCAAAAAAAGTACTTCCATACGGGGAATTGATCAAGAAAATGACAGAGTTATTGATCCAAGAAAACTACTATCAGGACCAGTTTGAGTGGGAAGCAAGATCGCTTGAAACCTTTGTGTTCGATTGGCTATTGAAAGACGGACCATCCACTTCCATTAAAAAGCGCGCTGAACTGCTAGGTGTAAACATGGAATTGAACCGGCAAGTTATTTTGATAGAGTTTCAGACAGATGATGCACTCATGGAAACAAAAAGATGGCATTTTACCAAATTGGATATGGATCTGAAGGAAGAAGATATTCTTGTTCAATGGGGCCAGAATAGAATGATTTTACTGCTCGCAAGCAATAACTTTTATAGCCGGGAATCCCTTCTTGCATTTTTGAAAAATATGCTGCATCAACTTCAAATCTATATCGGGGCAACGGCGTTTATGGGAATTGGGAAAGCAGGAAGCTTATCTTCCTTAAAAGACTCGTACACAGAAGCAGAAAGAGCGTTGAATGCTTGTTCTACTGATGCACCGCTTACGTTTGAAGAAGACCTTCGCCTGGAAATGATCCTTCAAGCAATCCCGGTGGAGGTGAAGCAAGAGTTCTCCCAGCGGCTCCTTTCGCCAATCATAGCCGATAAAGAATTATTCGAGACCATTCAGGTGTATCTTACCCGTCATTTATCCTTGAAAGAAACCGCCAAAGAAATGCACATCCATATCAATACATTGCATTACCGATTGCGCAAAATAGAGAATTTGACTGGTTTGGAGCTTAAAAAGGCTCATGATTTGACCACCCTTTATCTCGCATTCTTACTTTTGGATGATTCCACAAATAAACAGTAG
- a CDS encoding pyridoxamine 5'-phosphate oxidase family protein: MTTDLKEKIISMFSNHKIGTLATIRGDRPYSRFMLFFNEELVLYCATNEHTHKIEDIKANPHVHILLGMEGTSWKEPYAEIEAEASFEDSAELKKKFWDEKLSEWIKSPDDPEYLLLKLAPSVIRYYEKAGSEAEVLEG; encoded by the coding sequence ATGACTACCGACTTGAAGGAAAAGATCATCTCCATGTTCAGCAACCATAAAATCGGAACGCTTGCCACCATCAGGGGAGACCGTCCATATTCCCGATTCATGCTATTTTTCAACGAAGAATTGGTTTTGTACTGCGCAACAAACGAGCACACTCATAAAATAGAGGACATCAAGGCGAACCCACATGTACATATACTTTTAGGCATGGAAGGTACAAGTTGGAAGGAGCCTTACGCGGAAATCGAAGCGGAAGCAAGCTTTGAGGACAGTGCAGAGTTAAAAAAGAAATTTTGGGACGAGAAGCTTTCAGAATGGATCAAAAGCCCGGATGATCCGGAATATCTATTGTTAAAGTTGGCGCCGTCAGTGATTCGTTATTATGAGAAGGCTGGTAGTGAGGCAGAGGTTCTGGAAGGATAA
- a CDS encoding TIGR04104 family putative zinc finger protein → MKTPSCANCKKNWSWKTTWKQMFTFKQAITCPYCEEKQYITKSSRQKLCLPPMLFAFINVPFLSFGVDFFYLSIAYVICIVFIFILMPFLYELSNENEPLW, encoded by the coding sequence ATGAAGACACCAAGCTGTGCCAATTGTAAAAAGAATTGGAGCTGGAAAACCACGTGGAAGCAGATGTTCACATTCAAGCAGGCGATCACTTGCCCATATTGTGAAGAGAAGCAATATATCACAAAAAGCTCTCGACAAAAACTCTGCTTACCACCGATGCTTTTTGCATTTATTAATGTACCGTTTCTTTCTTTTGGTGTGGACTTTTTTTATCTATCCATCGCCTATGTCATATGCATCGTATTTATTTTCATCCTGATGCCTTTCTTATATGAGCTGAGCAACGAGAACGAGCCTTTATGGTAA
- a CDS encoding YfkD family protein, with protein MVSSVQAEETKVKADNKKLEVPNSVLDISKDNTYPNPSQDVPYLQPSELSQELIDSSNVKIENPKLIKILNESNISPSPVAIGYRATIYLGQWPLSYQSTETSVNWEYQKINTNYTDNRGGKVPQQLHYRQEAQKSVKGGLTSKVEAAEDVKEMMMLKAMDKTKLPLSFQTIVGAGTKKDQVYNIPVKKLGYLYAYSPAVSEKGKITYGEVYLVLKGKEMKIVVKNVTSQGIGAWIPVQDHVSFIFAASDRPR; from the coding sequence ATGGTGAGTAGTGTTCAAGCTGAAGAGACCAAGGTGAAAGCCGATAATAAAAAACTGGAGGTTCCGAATTCTGTTCTAGATATCTCCAAGGACAACACATACCCAAACCCATCTCAGGATGTGCCGTACTTGCAACCAAGCGAGCTTTCTCAAGAACTGATTGATTCTTCCAATGTGAAAATTGAAAACCCAAAGCTCATCAAAATTTTGAATGAATCGAACATTTCTCCTTCACCAGTTGCCATCGGCTATCGTGCTACCATTTACCTTGGACAATGGCCACTTTCTTATCAATCAACGGAAACAAGTGTGAACTGGGAATATCAAAAAATAAATACAAATTATACGGATAATCGCGGTGGAAAAGTGCCGCAACAACTTCACTATCGTCAAGAAGCACAAAAAAGCGTCAAGGGTGGACTGACTTCAAAAGTGGAGGCTGCAGAAGATGTGAAAGAAATGATGATGTTAAAAGCAATGGACAAAACGAAACTGCCTCTATCGTTCCAGACCATTGTTGGTGCTGGAACGAAAAAGGACCAAGTGTATAACATTCCTGTGAAAAAGCTTGGCTATCTTTATGCGTACTCTCCGGCAGTTAGTGAAAAAGGGAAGATTACGTACGGAGAAGTGTACCTTGTGCTAAAAGGAAAAGAAATGAAAATTGTCGTAAAGAATGTGACATCGCAGGGAATCGGTGCCTGGATTCCGGTGCAGGACCATGTAAGTTTTATTTTTGCGGCGTCGGATCGTCCACGATAA
- the cax gene encoding calcium/proton exchanger yields the protein MYKFFLIMIAIGFPLSVLGSLLHWPVVLMFIIYSLTIVALASYMGRATESIAVHTGPRVGGLINATFGNAVELIIAFFALKAGLITVVLASLTGSVLGNLLLVMGLSFFVGGLKFKRQKFNVFDARHNSGLLVFAVLVAFVIPEVFAQEMNDTKTFALSVGISVILILLYLAALFFKLVTHRGVYQSTEAGGGHAEEEHETAEWGKKKAILILLLATLAVAYVSESLVHTFEEVGEAFGWSELFIGVIIVAIVGNAAEHASAIIMAYKNKMDIAVEIAVGSTLQIAMFVAPILVLISILFEKQMALVFTVPELIAMVTAVLLAIAISNDGETNWFEGATILAAYLIMGIGFFLL from the coding sequence GTGTATAAATTTTTCCTTATCATGATTGCGATCGGGTTTCCTTTATCTGTCCTCGGGTCGCTGTTGCATTGGCCGGTTGTATTAATGTTCATCATATACAGTTTGACGATTGTGGCGCTGGCAAGTTATATGGGGCGAGCGACGGAAAGCATTGCGGTACATACGGGGCCGAGGGTGGGTGGCCTGATCAATGCGACCTTCGGAAATGCTGTGGAGCTGATTATTGCGTTCTTTGCGCTTAAAGCTGGGTTGATCACAGTAGTGCTCGCTTCTCTGACAGGGTCGGTTCTAGGAAACCTCTTACTTGTCATGGGACTTTCGTTTTTTGTAGGCGGATTGAAATTTAAACGCCAGAAATTCAATGTGTTTGATGCACGGCATAATTCTGGGCTCCTTGTTTTCGCGGTTTTGGTAGCGTTTGTTATTCCTGAAGTGTTTGCTCAGGAAATGAATGATACAAAAACTTTTGCACTGAGTGTCGGGATATCTGTCATCCTTATTCTTTTATACTTGGCAGCTCTATTCTTTAAGCTTGTCACACATCGAGGGGTGTACCAGTCTACCGAAGCAGGCGGAGGACATGCAGAGGAAGAGCATGAAACAGCGGAGTGGGGGAAGAAAAAAGCAATCTTGATTCTTTTGTTGGCAACACTTGCGGTAGCCTATGTATCCGAGAGTCTCGTTCATACATTTGAAGAGGTGGGTGAGGCATTCGGTTGGTCGGAATTGTTTATTGGGGTCATCATAGTTGCCATTGTCGGAAACGCCGCCGAGCATGCATCCGCCATTATTATGGCATACAAAAATAAGATGGACATTGCAGTAGAAATTGCAGTGGGATCAACTTTGCAAATCGCAATGTTTGTGGCTCCCATTCTTGTACTTATATCGATTTTATTTGAAAAACAAATGGCGCTCGTGTTCACTGTGCCAGAACTAATTGCCATGGTAACAGCTGTACTCTTAGCCATCGCGATCTCCAATGACGGGGAGACAAACTGGTTTGAAGGGGCGACGATACTTGCAGCCTATCTGATTATGGGGATTGGGTTCTTTCTCTTATAG
- a CDS encoding membrane protein, with amino-acid sequence MVIRALFYLIGLFILSFGISLTIKSDLGAGAWDALNVGLSTTFGLTVGSWVFIVGIILIAINAWLHKSKPDYLAVITIFLVGVFIDFWLIQVFGAWIPVGMVFRFIILLGGMVIMAVGISAYLQAKFPVIPIDNLMLGIQNRFKVKMMTAKTIGEVFALIFALIFKGPIGIGTLIITFGIGPLIQIFYPRLENLYRKLRHES; translated from the coding sequence TTGGTTATTAGGGCTTTATTTTATTTAATTGGACTTTTTATCTTATCCTTCGGGATTAGTTTGACGATAAAATCTGATTTAGGGGCTGGTGCGTGGGATGCACTGAACGTAGGGCTATCCACAACATTTGGGCTTACGGTAGGAAGCTGGGTGTTTATTGTCGGGATCATTTTGATTGCTATCAATGCTTGGTTGCATAAAAGCAAGCCGGATTATCTTGCGGTCATCACGATTTTCCTTGTCGGAGTTTTTATTGACTTTTGGTTGATACAGGTGTTCGGGGCATGGATTCCAGTAGGAATGGTTTTCCGTTTCATCATACTTTTAGGTGGAATGGTCATCATGGCAGTGGGAATCTCCGCTTATCTGCAAGCAAAGTTTCCTGTCATACCAATTGACAACTTGATGCTTGGCATTCAAAATCGTTTCAAGGTCAAAATGATGACAGCAAAAACCATCGGGGAAGTGTTTGCCCTCATTTTTGCCCTTATTTTCAAAGGACCGATAGGAATTGGTACACTTATCATCACATTTGGAATTGGACCATTGATTCAGATATTCTACCCACGTTTAGAAAATCTTTATAGGAAATTACGACACGAGAGCTAA